A section of the Solitalea canadensis DSM 3403 genome encodes:
- a CDS encoding tetratricopeptide repeat protein, whose product MKKLFLFFLLCSFSIFSFGQTQNIDTLINRGIRMHDNGDYTGALKSYGEALKIDSKSTAVLYEIAYTYHAIKDYDKTISYCNKVLELPFSEDTDDAYLLIGNSLDLADKPKEAVEIYKKALTKVKPTYLLYYNLAVTYYGMEQYENTEVELQNALKLNPQHASSHLLLSKAMEKKGNRVKTLLALYNFLLLEPTSERAVNAFVRLETLRKEGVKKESEKNITITLSNSNDEFSAAELMLSMSQASNLAEINKGKTAGQLFFENTKSFFATLSELKKEQSNFWWNFYVDFFSDMQKKNHTETFCYFISLANEDANSTTDSEAKVWLTSHDQSITDFDNWYEKVVRQF is encoded by the coding sequence ATGAAAAAACTCTTCCTTTTTTTCCTGTTATGTTCGTTTTCTATCTTTTCATTCGGACAAACACAAAATATTGATACACTGATAAACAGAGGTATCAGAATGCATGATAATGGTGATTATACAGGTGCTTTAAAAAGTTATGGGGAAGCACTGAAAATTGATAGTAAATCAACAGCGGTTCTTTATGAAATTGCATACACCTATCATGCTATAAAAGATTACGATAAAACAATTTCTTACTGTAACAAAGTATTGGAGTTACCTTTTTCTGAAGATACAGACGATGCTTATCTATTAATCGGAAATTCGCTTGATTTAGCCGACAAACCCAAAGAAGCTGTAGAAATCTATAAAAAAGCCTTGACGAAGGTTAAGCCCACCTACTTGCTTTATTATAATCTGGCAGTTACCTACTACGGAATGGAACAATATGAGAATACGGAAGTTGAACTACAAAATGCATTAAAGTTAAATCCGCAACATGCCAGTAGTCATCTGTTACTAAGCAAAGCAATGGAAAAGAAAGGAAACCGGGTTAAGACACTATTAGCTTTATACAACTTTTTACTTTTGGAGCCAACCAGTGAACGGGCAGTAAATGCTTTTGTACGACTGGAGACTTTACGAAAAGAAGGTGTAAAGAAGGAATCAGAGAAAAATATAACAATTACCCTTAGCAATAGTAATGATGAGTTTTCCGCTGCAGAATTGATGTTATCAATGTCGCAGGCAAGTAACCTCGCAGAAATAAATAAAGGAAAAACAGCTGGTCAGCTATTTTTTGAAAATACGAAATCATTTTTTGCAACATTGAGTGAATTAAAAAAGGAACAATCGAACTTTTGGTGGAATTTTTACGTTGATTTCTTTTCCGATATGCAAAAGAAAAATCATACAGAAACCTTTTGCTATTTCATTAGTCTGGCAAATGAAGATGCTAACTCAACAACCGATAGCGAAGCAAAAGTGTGGCTTACCAGTCACGACCAAAGTATAACAGATTTTGACAACTGGTACGAAAAAGTTGTCCGTCAATTTTAA